CTTGCTCTTGTCGGTGTCGACCTTGGCAAAGGCGGCGGTCAGATAGGCCTTGGTTTGCGGCTTCTTGCCGGCGGCCGTCTGCAGCGCATTCATCCAGGCATCGAACTCGACGCGGCTGAGCTTGCCGTTGCCGTCCTTGTCATATTTCGCCCAGTCGGCCTCGACCGTCGCCGCGACCGGGTCCGAACTGGTCGACGCGGTCTGCGTGGTCGTGGTCGTGGTGCTGGTCGTCGTTGCCGAATCGGCCGGCGGGGTCATCGAATCCGCGGCCGGCGCAGTCGCCGACGGCGAGGTCTGGGCCGGGGTGGTCGGCTGGGTCGCCGTCGGAGTGGCGCTGGGCGCCGGCTGCGTCGCCTGGGCCAGCGCGGGCGTCCCGGCGAGCATCAGCGTGGCGACAAAAGCAGTCTTGATCATGAAATTCTCCGTTCTTGGGCAGGTTGGCCGTGCGGACACGGCTGCCGGGAAAACAACGAAGGCCATCGCAGAAGGTTGTTCGTTTCACCCCTCGCCCGCCACGCCCCATCTGGCAATAAACGGCGGTTTTCCGTAACTTAACGGTGATGCGGGCAATCGCTTGCGTCTCGCTAAAGCGATGCCCACAGAGCGCGCGTGACCCTTCCATCGTCCCACCGTCCGGAACTCCGCCCGCTGGCTCGGGTTGCCTATCTGTGACCAGCGCCGTCGTGACCCTCGCCAGCTACAACATGCGCAAGGCGGTCGGCACCGACCGGCGGCGCGACCCGCATCGGGTGCTCGAGGTGCTGAACGAGGTCGATGCCGACATCGTCGCGTTGCAGGAGGCGGATCGGCGCACCGGCGGCCGCGCTTCGGCGGTGCCGCACGAGCTGATCGACAGCCACGGCCGCTACAAGCCGGTGCCCTTGGGGGTGAAGAACCGGCGGATGTTCGATGCGCTGCCCAAGATGGGTGCGCGGGTCGACGAATTGCTCAAGGTCGATACGCGCAACATCGGCTGGCACGGCAACGCGCTGCTGGTGAAGCCGCATATCGCGGTCATGGACGTCGCCGCGCTCGAGCTGCCGACACTCGAGCCGCGCGGTGCGGTCCTTGCCGAATTGCTGATCGGCGACCAGCCGCTGCGCGTGATCGGGCTCCACCTCGACCTGTCGGGACTGTGGCGGCGGCGGCAAATGCGGGCGATCGTCGCCGCCATCGCGCGCCGTCCGAACAAGATGCCGAGCGTGCTGATGGGCGACACCAATGAATGGCGGCGTGAGGCGGGCTGCCTCAAGGACTTAGCGGACGACTACCGGATCGCGCCGATCGGGCCGAGCTTCCATGCCCGCCGCCCGGTTGCGACGCTCGACCGGATCATCGTCGACAAGGCCCTCCGGATCGAAGCCGCGGGGGTCCACCACAGCGAATCCGCGCGGGTGGCGAGCGATCACCTTCCCGTCTGGGCGCGGATCGCGCTCTAGGCGGCCTTGCCCGAGATGGCGCGCTGCCGCCGCCGCTGAATGCTCGAGCCGATCCCGAGCGCTTCGCGATATTTGGCGACCGTGCGGCGGGCGAGGTCGAAGCCCTGCTCTTTAAGCAGGTCGACCAACGTATCATCCGACAGGATCTCGGTTTCGTGCCCGATCAGCCGCGCGATCGCTGCTTTGACCGCCTCGGCCGAGGCGCCCTCGCCGCTGTCCGCCGCGACACCCGAGCGAAAGAACCACTTGAGTTCGAACAGGCCCAGTTCGCACGAAAGATATTTGTTGGCGGCGACCCGGCTGACGGTCGATTCGTGCATGCCCACCGCCTCGGCGACCGCGCCCATGGTCAATGGCTTGAGATGCGCCACACCGCCGCGGAAAAAGCCTTCCTGGCGGGTGACGATTTCGCTCGCGACCTTGACGATGGTACGCGCGCGCTGGTCGAGCGCGCGGACCAGCCAGTTGGCCTGGCCGAGACAGTCGGACAGCCAGGCGCGGCTTTCCTTGCTCTGCGGGCCGGTCTTGAGCTCGGCATAATAACGGCGGTTGACGAGCACCCGCGGCAGGTTGGCGGGGTTGAGCTCGACCGCCCATCCTTTCCCTGCGCGCCGCACCAGCACGTCGGGTTCGGGCGCGGTCTCGGGCTCGGCGGCGAACTGGCAGCCGGGCTTGGGGTCGTAGGCGCGCAATTCGCGGATCATGTCCGCCAGATCTTCGTCGTCGACCGCGCAGATGCGTTTCAGGGCGGCGAGCTGGCCCTTGGCGAGCAGGTCGAGATTGTCGATCAGCCGGCGCATCGCGGGGTCGTATCGGTCGGCGGCCCTGGCCTGCAGCGCAAGGCACTCGGCCAGCGTCCGCGCGCCGATTCCCGCGGGTTCGAGCCCCTGGACGAGCGCGAGCCCGGCCTGGACATCGCTCAGCGGCAACTCGAGCGCGGTGGCGAGGTCGCCGAGCGGGACTGCCAGATAGCCGGTTTCCTCGAGTTCGTGGACGATCGCCTCGGCGGCGCGGGCGGCAGCGCCGCCATGCCCGTGCAATTGGGACAGCAGATGTTCGCTGAGGCCCGAAGCCCCGGCCTCGAGGCGGTCGAAATCGAACCCGTCGTCGGGCGCCGCACCGACTTCCGCCGCGCTGTCATATTCGAGCGCGGCCTCGCGCCAGTCGCGGTCGAGCGCCTCGTCGCCCGCGCCGGCAAGCTGGTCGGCGCCACTCGGCTCGGGTGCGTCGTCGCCAAATTCGCGATCCTCGCGGACCACGACGTCGCGGTCGGGCGCGCCGGCCTCGAGCAGCGGGTTCTTGGCCAATTCCTCGGCCAGCACCGCTTCCAGTTCGATGTTGCTGAGCTGGAGGAGCTTGATCGCCTGCGCCAGCTGGGGCGTCAGCACCAGCGACTGGGACGTGCGGAGCTGGAGGCCCGGTGCCAGGCTCATTGCGCCACGCTGGCCTTAGAGTTCGAAGCTCTCGCCGAGGTAGAGCCGGCGCACGTCGCGATCGGCCACCAACGCCTCAGGAGTACCCTGGAACAGGACCTGGCCGTCGTAGATGATGCAGGCCCGGTCGACGATATCGAGCGTCTCGCGCACGTTGTGGTCAGTGATGAGCACGCCGATGTCGCGGCCCTTCAATTCCTTCACCAGGTCGCGGATGTCGGCGATCGAGATGGGATCGATACCCGCGAACGGTTCGTCGAGGAGCATGATCTTGGGCTCGGCCGCCAGCGCGCGGGCGATCTCGCAGCGCCGCCGTTCACCCCCCGACAGCGCCATCGCGGGCGCCGCGCGCAAATTGGTCAGGCCGAATTCGTCGAGCAGACGCTCGAGCCGCGCCTGGCGCTCGCCGCGATCGGGCTCGGCCACTTCGAGCACGGCTTGGATATTCTGTTCGACCGTCATCCCGCGAAAGATGCTCGTTTCTTGGGGCAGGTAGCCAAGACCGAGGATCGCGCGGCGGTACATCGGCAGCGGGGTGATGTCGTTGCCGTCGAGCAGGATGCGGCCGGCATCGGGCTTCACCAGGCCCATCACCGAATAGAAGCAGGTCGTCTTGCCGGCGCCGTTGGGACCGAGCAGCCCGACCACTTCGCCGCGGCTGACGCTCAGCGAGACGTCGTGAAGGACCGCGCGCTTGTCATAAGCCTTGGCGATCGAGCGGACCTCGAGCCCGCGCACCGTGCCGGCGGCGTCGAGTCCGGTCCCGGGGGCCGTACGGGTATCGAGCATCGGCTCAGCCGCTTTTCTGCGTCTGGCGCTGGGGGACGGTGAAGTGGCCCTGCACCCGGCCGCCGTTCTGGCCGACGCCCGGCGGGCCGCCGTCGATCACCGCGCGGCCGCTGTCGAGGTCGATGGTGAGGCGATTGCCTTTCACCTGGCTGCCGTCACGGTCGAGCTGGACGTTGCCGATCAACGTGATGATCTTGCGGTTGAGGTCGTAGACTCCGAAGTCGCCGCGCCCGGTTTCGGACGGGGAGCGCACCGTGACTCCGCCAGCCGCATCTAGGCGGTCGATCTGGATTCCGCTGCCATTGGTCGACCCGCCGTTGTTGGTATAGGCGATCGTCAGCCGGTCGGTGGTGAGGGTGAGATCGTCCTGCTTGGCGACGACACTGCCCGAGAAGACCGCGCGGTCGGCACGATCCTGAACCTCGATCCGCTCGCTGCTGACATCGACCGGCGCATTGCCGTTATGGCCCTTGAGCGCCGAGGTCGGCTGGGCCCGCTGGATCGGCTGCGTCCCCGCCGGCTGCTGCGCCTGCGCGGCGGCGACCGTCGCCAGCGCGGTGCCGGTCGCCAGCAAGAGCCCGAGAGTGATGAAACGCCCCATGGTCCTCATCTGACCGCCCCTTGCTTAATTTTCAACCGCGCACCGCCATCGAGCACGACGGTCCGAGTGCCGAGATCGGCGTGGACCCGCCCGGCGGTAAAGGTACCGAGCGGAAGCCGGCCGCTGACCCCGCCGTTCAGCCCCAGCTGCTTGCTCCGCAAGTCGCCGTTGATGCTCCCCGCCGCCACATCGCCCTCGCGACCGGTGCCGGTGCCGTTACCGCCGGTCACCGTGCGGGTCTTCAAGTCGACCAGCACGTCATGCGTGAACAGTTGCTCGCCCTTGGGCCCGTTGACCCGCACCGGGCCGAGCACGCTGACCTGCTGGAGGTCGAGATTGTAGCGGCCGCGGTCGGCCTCGATCGTCGCCGGCCCCTCGACCATGCCGAGCTTGGCGAACATCCCGTTGATATCGACGATCGGCTGCTCGGAGGTTGGCTGGATCGCGCGCTTGGCCTGGACGGTGAACGGCTGCCCCTTGTCGTCCTGGCCGGTGTAGCTAGCCGCTTCGATCCGCATTCGCTCGGGCGACGATTCGACCTTTTTCTTGTCGAGGATGAAGCTGACCTCCTGCCGCTTGCTCAATGGAGCGAGCAGGAGAAAGGCGACCAGCACGCCGACCAGGCTCGGCAGCGCGATCTTGAGCAGGCGCACGAGGCCGTCGTGCCGGCTGCCCGGCTGCGCCCATTTCGCCTGCGTCTCGCGCTGCTCTGCCGCCGTCTCAGGCATGAGCGAAAATGTCCTCCTCGGGCCAGCCGGCGAGGTCGAGCCGAGCGCGGGTGGGGAGGAAGTCGAAGCAGGCCTGCGCCAGCTCGGTCCGGCCTTCGCGGGCGAGGCGGACGTCAAGCTTTTCCTTGAGCGCGTGGAGATAGCGCACGTCGCTCGCCGCATAGTCGCGCTGGGCGTCGCTGATCTCGGGCGCGCCCCAGTCGCTGGTCTGCTGTTGCTTGTTCAGATCCTGACCGAGCAGCTCGCGGACCAGTTCTTTTAGGCCATGGCGGTCGGTGTAGGTGCGGATCAGCCGGCTGGCGGTGCGGGTGCAGTAGAGCGGAGCGGCCATGACGCCGAGATAGTGCTGCATAATCGCGATATCGAATCGGGCGAAATGATAAAGCTTGAGCCGGTTGGGGTCGGCCAGCAGCGCCTTCAGATTGGGCGCCGCATAGTCGCTTCCCGGCGAGAAGCGCACCAGATGCTCGTCCCCGCTGCCGTCGGACAATTGCACCAGGCACAGCCGGTCGCGGCCCGGGTGGAGCCCCATCGCCTCGGTGTCGATCGCGATCGGCCCGGCGGCGAACAGGTCGGTGGAGGGCAGGTCTTCTTCGTGGAAATGAATGGCCATGAAAGTGCTGTTTCTCTTTCGGGCGGCGCTTGGCAAGGCCTCACTGAACCTTCGCTGGCCGCGCTCCTTCGAATCGGCTGGAGCGAACGAACCTTTTCGGGTAACGTGAATCATCTGCGCGCCTGTTTCGGCGTGTCGTGACCGGTTGCGCCCTGAGGCCCAGCGCGTTGGTTTGATTGATTATTCGGGCTGGAGAAGTGTGAAGGGCATGGGTTACGATCGAGGGCGCAAGGGTGATCGCGGTGGACGCGGTCGCGACAGCAAGGGTGATTTCGGCGGCGGCGGCGGTGGTGATTTCTACGGTGGCGGCGGCGGTTTCGGTGACCGCGGCGGCTTCGGCGGCGGCGGCGACCGGTTCGGTGGCGGCGGCGGTGGCGGCTACGGCGGCGGCGGCGGCGGTGGTTACCGCGGCGGCGGCGGTGGTGGCGGCTTCGGCGGCGGCGATCGCTTCGGCGGTGGCGGCGGCGGCGGTGGCTACCGCGGTGGTGGCGGCGGTGGCGGCTTCCGTGGCGGCGGCGGCGGTGGTGGTGGTGGCGGCATGCCTCCCCAGGTCGTCGGCGAAGGCAAGGGCACCGTTAAATTCTTCAATCCGCAAAAGGGCTTCGGCTTCATCGTCCGTGACGATGGCGGCGAGGACGTGTTCGTGCACATCTCGGCGGTCGAGCAGGCGGGTCTCACCGACCTCGCCGACGGTCAGCCGCTCGAGTTCACGCTGGTCGACCGCGGGGGCCGTATCTCGGCCACCAACCTGCGCATCGACGGTGAGCCGGTCGCGGTGGTCCGCGAAGAGCGCGCGCCGCAGCGTCAGCTGACCGGTGAGCGGACCAGCGGCACGGTGAAGTTCTTCAATTCGATGAAGGGCTTCGGCTTCATCCAGCGCGATGACGGCCAGCCGGACGCGTTCGTCCACATTTCGGCGGTCGAGCGCGCGGGCATGCCGTCGCTCAACGAAGGCGACCGGCTCGAGTTCGAGCTCGAGGTCGACCGGCGCGGCAAGACCGCGGCGGTGAACCTGCAGCCGATCCAGGAAGCGTAAGCTCCCAGCGAAAACTCGCGTGTCACGCGGGGCAGGGCCCGCCCGGACATGATCCGGGCGGGCCTTTTTCGTTCACGCCTGACGGAAGGGGAGTTCGGCGCGCAGCGCCTCGATCTCTTGGCCCACGCCCTCGCGCTCGGCATCGACGAAGCGCACGACCGCATCGCGGAAACCCGGATTCGGGATGAAGTGCGCCGAGCGGGTGATCACCGGCTCATAGCCGCGCGCCAACTTGTGCTCGCCCTGCGCGCCCGCCTCGACCCGCGCGAGTCCATGGCGGCAGGCCCACTCGATCGCTTGGTAATAGCAGAGCTCGAAATGGAGGAAGGGCACTTCCTCGGTGCAGCCCCAGTAACGGCCGTAGAGCGTGTCCGCCCCGATCCAGTTGAGCGCGCCGGCGATCGGCCGCCCGTCGCGCAGCGCAAGAAACAGCAGCAGCCGGTCGCGCTGGCTGATCGCAATTTGGTCGAAGAATTCGCGGGTCAGATAGGGCCGGCCCCACTTGCGGCTGCCGGTGTCGCGGTAAAATGCCCACATCGCATCCCATTCCGCGGGCCCGATCTCTGCGCCGCGCAGGGCGACGATTTCCAGCCCGGCCCGCGCCGCTTCCCGCTCCTTGCGCAGCGCCTTGCGCTTGCGGCTGGCCAAAGTGGCGAGGTAGTCGTCGAAGCTAGCGAAGCCGCGGTTGAACCAGTGATATTGGATGCCGTGGCGGATCAGCCAACCGCGCGCGGCGAAGTCGGCTGCCTCGTCCTCCTCGAGGAAGGTGGCGTGCGCGGACGACAGCCCGTTCTGGCTCGTCACCGCCTCGAGCGCGGCGAGCAGCGCCTGTGGCCGGGTGCCGAGCAGCCGCGGGCCGGGCACCGGCGTGAACGGCACCGCCACCTGCAGCTTGGGATAATAATCGCCCCCGGCGCGCTGCCAGGCATCGGCCCAGCCGTGATCGAACACATATTCGCCCTGGCTGTGGCTCTTGAGGAAGGCGGGCGCGGCGGCGACGATCTCGCCGGCTTCCTCGACCAGGATCGGCAGCGGGCTCCACCCGCTCGCCTCGCCGACGCTCCCGGAATCCTCCAGCGCAGCGAAAAAGGCGTGGGCAACGAACGGATTGCCGCTGGCCGCCAACGAGTCCCACAAGGCGGGCTCGATCCCCGCGATCGTATCGGCGATGCGGGCAGTTACGCGATCAAGGTCGGCCATCGCCCTCCCAGATAGGAGCGTCGGCGAACTTCGCCACCTTGGCGCGGTCGGCGGGAGAGCGAACGGTCCAGCTATAGACCGGCATCCGCCCGCGCTGCTTCGCCACCCACCGCTGGTCGAGCGCGCGGCAGTCGACCGCGAGGAATTGCGGCCTGCCCGTGAGTAGGAACAGCGCCCGCCACCACGGCTTGAGGCCGACGTCGATCACCAGTCCGCGCAGGACCGCCGGGGCGTTCGTCGCAAACCACCGCGGGACCCGCGGATCGAAGCTCATCACCGCCACCGGGCCGCGATAGCCAGCCAGCGCCGCGGCCACCGCTTGGCACAGCCGCTCAAGCCCGATCTCGCGCTTCACTTCGATCAGCAGCGGGACCTGGCCGTCGATCAGCGTGAGCAGGTCGACAAGGGTCGGAATGGGTTCGCCGGTGCCGAGCAGCCGCAGTTCGGCCGCGTGCGCCGACGAGCGATGCCGAAGGCAGCCGTCGGCGCCGGTCAGTCGCTCGAGGCCCTCGTCGTGGAAGACGTGCGCAATGCCGTCGGCGGTCGCCCGGACGTCGCATTCGATTCCCGCGCCGAGCGCCAGCGCGCCGCGCGCGGCGGCCAGACTGTTCTCGGGGACGCCCGGTCCGTGCAGCCCGCGATGCGCGAAGCCGAGCGGCCCGGGCTTCAGCGGGTCAGGCGCGGACCTGGACGACCGCATCCACCTCGACCGCGACGCCGAGCGGGAGCACCGGCACACCGACCGCCGAGCGGGCATGGCGCCCGGCCTCGCCGAACACCTGCTGCATCAGATCCGAGGCGCCGTTGGCGACCTTGGGCTGGTCGGTGAAGCTGGCCGCCGAATTGACGAATACGCCGAGCTTCACGATCCGCTCGACCCGGTCGAGCGAGCCGAGCGCCGCCTTGATCTGCGCCAGCAGCATCAGCCCGCACCGGCGCGCGGCGGCCTGGCCCGCCTCCAGATCGACATTCTCGCCCAGCCGCCCGGTGATCAGGCTGCCGTCCTCGGCGAAGCTGATCTGGCCCGAGATGTGGAGAAGGCCGTTGGCCTCCACCGCCGGAACATAGGAAGCGACCGGCGCGGCCGGCTGCGGAAGGATGATGCCGAGTTCGGCGAGGCGTGAGTCGATGGACATGAGGGCGCTCAAGCAGGCCCCTTCCTGGCGGTCAACCTTCGCTCGTCCTGGGCGGAAGACCGAAGGTCTGAAGTCGAAGGGCGTATGACGAGACGCCCTTCGACTGCGCTGCGCTCCGCTCAGGACGAGCGAGCGGCCTGTCAGCCCTGCTTGCTCATCGCAAAACCGGCGAAGCTTTGCCGGGTCGGCATCAGCTCGACCGTATTGATGTTGAGGTGCGGCGGCTGGTTGGCGATCCACCAGATGGTGTCCGCCAAATCCTCGGGGGTCATCGGCTCGAGCCCGGCGTAGAGCGCGTCGCTCGCCGCCTGATCGCCGCCATTGCGGACGACGGTGAATTCGGTCTCGGCCATTCCCGGTTCGATCGAGCTGACCCGCACCCCGGTTCCGGCCAGGTCGCAGCGCAGGTCGAGGCTGAACTGGCGGACGAACGCCTTGGTCCCCCCATACACCGCTCCACCGCGATAGGGGTAGGTGGCGGCGACCGACGACAGGTTCACGATCGCGCCCTTGGCCTCGATCAGCTTGGGCAGCAGCGCCTGGGTCAGCGCGACGAGCCCGGTGATGTTGGTCGCGATGACCTGGTCGAGCCGCTCCCATTCCTGCTCGTGCAGCGGGTCGGCCGGCGGTGCCAACCCGGCATTGTTGACCAGCAGTTCGAGGCCGCCCCATTCCCCCGCCAATTGCGGCAGCGAGCGCAGCGCGTCGAGGTCGCGCATGTCGAGTTCGAGCGGGAGGAAGGCGTCGCCCAGTTCCTCCTGCAGCGCCTTCAAGCGGTCGCCGCGGCGGCCGGTGCCGATCACCTTCCAGCCGTGTCCGACGAACAGTTTCGCAGCAGCCGCGCCGATGCCCGAGGTGGCGCCGGTGATAAGAGCGGTCTTGGTCATCTAAGCATCCTTCAAACGGTCGAGGATCCAGGCGGTCGCGGTCGGCCAGTCGTCGATCCGCGCGTCGGCGTCGGGCGCTGGCGGGACGATTGCGGCGATGCGCGGCTCGGCAATCATGTGCAGCCGCGCGGTCGCCGGCGAATATTTGGCGACGCTGGCATGGTGCACCGCGAGGTCGTCGACGAATACGCTGGGCGGATTGCCGTGTCGCTCGACCAGCCGCTTCAACGGCTCGCCCTTGCCGCCCTGATTGCAGACCACTTCATGGCGGATTCCGTGGGCGGCAAGCTGCTCGACCCGCCAGCTATGGGCATGGTCGCCAAGGTTGGTGAGGATGACGATGTCGGCACTCTCACCGATCCGCCCGAGCGCCTCGACCGCGCCGGGGACCAGTGTCTGGCGGTGCATTTCTTTCTGGAAGAATTCGTTGAGCAGCGGCCACACCTCGTCGGGCGGGACCGGCTCGCCGCCGCGGCTCAACGCTTTTCCCCAGTCGAGATTGTCGAGGTCGAAGCGCACGCCATGCGCTTCGTCGAGCCAGTCGGCGAAGTGGGACACCATGTGCAGCAGGACTTCGTCACAGTCGGTGACGAGGAGAGGGCGATTCATGCGTCGAGAGCGCTCCGGGCGGCGACCAGTTCCTGCGGCGGCATCTGAAGAGCCTCGGCGACCGCGACAAGGTCCGGCTCATGCGCTTCGAGGAAGCTCAGCACCGCCGCCAGCATCGCCGGCTCGGTGGCGCGGGCGCGCAGTTCGTCGGCGGTCAGACCGGTCAGCGTCAGCAGCCGCTGGGCGCGCGCTTCGTCCCGCAAGGTGACAGCCAGCGCCTGCAGCGCAACAATCATCGGGTCCGGGGTGTTTGGAGCGGGCCTGATCATCGCCTATGATGGGAGGTGAAGGGTTGAGGGAGCTTGTAAGGCCGTGGCCAGGATCCTGGTTGTCGAGGACAACGCCCTCAACATCAAGCTGTTCTGCGACCTGCTCGCGGCGCACGGGCACGAGCCGTGTGCGGTGACCGACAGCCGTGAGGCGCTTGAGCGGGCGCAGAGCTTCGCGCCGCAGCTGATCATCACCGATATCCAGCTGCCCCACGTCAGCGGGATGGAGCTCATTCGCTGGTTCCGCGACGATCCCGGCTTGCGCGATGTGCCGATCATGGCGGTAACCGCTTATGCCGGCGCCGGCGACGAGGACCGCGTCCGCGCGGCCGGCGTCCAGGCCTATGTCTCGAAGCCGATCTCGGTCGCGCGGTTCATCGAAGAGGTCAGCGCCCTGCTCGCGGAGAATGGCGCGGCGGTACACTGACGTGAAAAGGGGCGCCGCAGCGCCCCTCGTCAGCCAGCAAGAGGCGCCAAGCGCCTTACTTGATCTTGGCCTCCTTGAAGTCGACGTGCTTGCGCGCGACGGGGTCGTACTTGCGGAAGCTCATCTTCTCGGTCTGGTTGCGCGGATTCTTCTTGGTCACGTAGAAGAAGCCGGTGTCGGCCGTGCTGACGAGCTTGATCTTGACGGTTGCCGGCTTGGCCATCGTTCGAGTCCTGAAAGCTGGAAAAACAAAGAGCGGCGCTCGCACGCCGCCCGCATTCGCCGCGCCCATGCCGCGCCGCCACGCCCATGTCAAGGAATTCGCATCCGTTTCGCCGGTCCGTCACGGTGCTTTCATGCTTGTTTAACCGCTTTGGGCGACCGTCGCTTTACTTAAAGCGGAGTGAAGCCATGCGCGACGCCCTTGATGACATCCGCCGCGACCTGCGGTTGCGAATCGCCGATATTAACGGCCGCGCCGAGCGGTTGAGCCCGCTCGACATCCATGCGCGGCTCGACGCGGTGCGCGATGTCGCCGCCCGCGCCGGCCTCGGCGCCGCCGAAAGCCTCGCCAAGCGCTCGGCGCAACTGGCACTGCTGCCCGGCTGCCGGGTGTCGGTGCCGCAGGCGCTCAGCCATTTCGACGACGCGCTCGGTGCGCCGGAGGCGACCGACTGCCAGACGATTCTCGCCGCGCTCGCCGCCAGACTGCACTGACGGGAGCG
The Sphingomonas ginsengisoli An et al. 2013 genome window above contains:
- a CDS encoding cold-shock protein, producing MGYDRGRKGDRGGRGRDSKGDFGGGGGGDFYGGGGGFGDRGGFGGGGDRFGGGGGGGYGGGGGGGYRGGGGGGGFGGGDRFGGGGGGGGYRGGGGGGGFRGGGGGGGGGGMPPQVVGEGKGTVKFFNPQKGFGFIVRDDGGEDVFVHISAVEQAGLTDLADGQPLEFTLVDRGGRISATNLRIDGEPVAVVREERAPQRQLTGERTSGTVKFFNSMKGFGFIQRDDGQPDAFVHISAVERAGMPSLNEGDRLEFELEVDRRGKTAAVNLQPIQEA
- a CDS encoding EF-hand domain-containing protein, coding for MIKTAFVATLMLAGTPALAQATQPAPSATPTATQPTTPAQTSPSATAPAADSMTPPADSATTTSTTTTTTQTASTSSDPVAATVEADWAKYDKDGNGKLSRVEFDAWMNALQTAAGKKPQTKAYLTAAFAKVDTDKSKSVSKAELTTFLKG
- a CDS encoding ribonuclease D, coding for MAIHFHEEDLPSTDLFAAGPIAIDTEAMGLHPGRDRLCLVQLSDGSGDEHLVRFSPGSDYAAPNLKALLADPNRLKLYHFARFDIAIMQHYLGVMAAPLYCTRTASRLIRTYTDRHGLKELVRELLGQDLNKQQQTSDWGAPEISDAQRDYAASDVRYLHALKEKLDVRLAREGRTELAQACFDFLPTRARLDLAGWPEEDIFAHA
- a CDS encoding RidA family protein; protein product: MSIDSRLAELGIILPQPAAPVASYVPAVEANGLLHISGQISFAEDGSLITGRLGENVDLEAGQAAARRCGLMLLAQIKAALGSLDRVERIVKLGVFVNSAASFTDQPKVANGASDLMQQVFGEAGRHARSAVGVPVLPLGVAVEVDAVVQVRA
- a CDS encoding LptA/OstA family protein; protein product: MGRFITLGLLLATGTALATVAAAQAQQPAGTQPIQRAQPTSALKGHNGNAPVDVSSERIEVQDRADRAVFSGSVVAKQDDLTLTTDRLTIAYTNNGGSTNGSGIQIDRLDAAGGVTVRSPSETGRGDFGVYDLNRKIITLIGNVQLDRDGSQVKGNRLTIDLDSGRAVIDGGPPGVGQNGGRVQGHFTVPQRQTQKSG
- a CDS encoding HAD family hydrolase, with amino-acid sequence MNRPLLVTDCDEVLLHMVSHFADWLDEAHGVRFDLDNLDWGKALSRGGEPVPPDEVWPLLNEFFQKEMHRQTLVPGAVEALGRIGESADIVILTNLGDHAHSWRVEQLAAHGIRHEVVCNQGGKGEPLKRLVERHGNPPSVFVDDLAVHHASVAKYSPATARLHMIAEPRIAAIVPPAPDADARIDDWPTATAWILDRLKDA
- a CDS encoding GNAT family N-acetyltransferase: MADLDRVTARIADTIAGIEPALWDSLAASGNPFVAHAFFAALEDSGSVGEASGWSPLPILVEEAGEIVAAAPAFLKSHSQGEYVFDHGWADAWQRAGGDYYPKLQVAVPFTPVPGPRLLGTRPQALLAALEAVTSQNGLSSAHATFLEEDEAADFAARGWLIRHGIQYHWFNRGFASFDDYLATLASRKRKALRKEREAARAGLEIVALRGAEIGPAEWDAMWAFYRDTGSRKWGRPYLTREFFDQIAISQRDRLLLFLALRDGRPIAGALNWIGADTLYGRYWGCTEEVPFLHFELCYYQAIEWACRHGLARVEAGAQGEHKLARGYEPVITRSAHFIPNPGFRDAVVRFVDAEREGVGQEIEALRAELPFRQA
- a CDS encoding LPS export ABC transporter periplasmic protein LptC, producing the protein MPETAAEQRETQAKWAQPGSRHDGLVRLLKIALPSLVGVLVAFLLLAPLSKRQEVSFILDKKKVESSPERMRIEAASYTGQDDKGQPFTVQAKRAIQPTSEQPIVDINGMFAKLGMVEGPATIEADRGRYNLDLQQVSVLGPVRVNGPKGEQLFTHDVLVDLKTRTVTGGNGTGTGREGDVAAGSINGDLRSKQLGLNGGVSGRLPLGTFTAGRVHADLGTRTVVLDGGARLKIKQGAVR
- a CDS encoding glycerophosphodiester phosphodiesterase family protein, whose product is MRSSRSAPDPLKPGPLGFAHRGLHGPGVPENSLAAARGALALGAGIECDVRATADGIAHVFHDEGLERLTGADGCLRHRSSAHAAELRLLGTGEPIPTLVDLLTLIDGQVPLLIEVKREIGLERLCQAVAAALAGYRGPVAVMSFDPRVPRWFATNAPAVLRGLVIDVGLKPWWRALFLLTGRPQFLAVDCRALDQRWVAKQRGRMPVYSWTVRSPADRAKVAKFADAPIWEGDGRP
- a CDS encoding endonuclease/exonuclease/phosphatase family protein — translated: MRKAVGTDRRRDPHRVLEVLNEVDADIVALQEADRRTGGRASAVPHELIDSHGRYKPVPLGVKNRRMFDALPKMGARVDELLKVDTRNIGWHGNALLVKPHIAVMDVAALELPTLEPRGAVLAELLIGDQPLRVIGLHLDLSGLWRRRQMRAIVAAIARRPNKMPSVLMGDTNEWRREAGCLKDLADDYRIAPIGPSFHARRPVATLDRIIVDKALRIEAAGVHHSESARVASDHLPVWARIAL
- the lptB gene encoding LPS export ABC transporter ATP-binding protein; the protein is MLDTRTAPGTGLDAAGTVRGLEVRSIAKAYDKRAVLHDVSLSVSRGEVVGLLGPNGAGKTTCFYSVMGLVKPDAGRILLDGNDITPLPMYRRAILGLGYLPQETSIFRGMTVEQNIQAVLEVAEPDRGERQARLERLLDEFGLTNLRAAPAMALSGGERRRCEIARALAAEPKIMLLDEPFAGIDPISIADIRDLVKELKGRDIGVLITDHNVRETLDIVDRACIIYDGQVLFQGTPEALVADRDVRRLYLGESFEL
- a CDS encoding SDR family NAD(P)-dependent oxidoreductase, producing the protein MTKTALITGATSGIGAAAAKLFVGHGWKVIGTGRRGDRLKALQEELGDAFLPLELDMRDLDALRSLPQLAGEWGGLELLVNNAGLAPPADPLHEQEWERLDQVIATNITGLVALTQALLPKLIEAKGAIVNLSSVAATYPYRGGAVYGGTKAFVRQFSLDLRCDLAGTGVRVSSIEPGMAETEFTVVRNGGDQAASDALYAGLEPMTPEDLADTIWWIANQPPHLNINTVELMPTRQSFAGFAMSKQG
- the rpoN gene encoding RNA polymerase factor sigma-54, encoding MSLAPGLQLRTSQSLVLTPQLAQAIKLLQLSNIELEAVLAEELAKNPLLEAGAPDRDVVVREDREFGDDAPEPSGADQLAGAGDEALDRDWREAALEYDSAAEVGAAPDDGFDFDRLEAGASGLSEHLLSQLHGHGGAAARAAEAIVHELEETGYLAVPLGDLATALELPLSDVQAGLALVQGLEPAGIGARTLAECLALQARAADRYDPAMRRLIDNLDLLAKGQLAALKRICAVDDEDLADMIRELRAYDPKPGCQFAAEPETAPEPDVLVRRAGKGWAVELNPANLPRVLVNRRYYAELKTGPQSKESRAWLSDCLGQANWLVRALDQRARTIVKVASEIVTRQEGFFRGGVAHLKPLTMGAVAEAVGMHESTVSRVAANKYLSCELGLFELKWFFRSGVAADSGEGASAEAVKAAIARLIGHETEILSDDTLVDLLKEQGFDLARRTVAKYREALGIGSSIQRRRQRAISGKAA